Proteins from a genomic interval of Oreochromis aureus strain Israel breed Guangdong linkage group 6, ZZ_aureus, whole genome shotgun sequence:
- the ddt gene encoding D-dopachrome decarboxylase gives MPFIELQSNLPAGQFSEAFLKRLCSSTAAALGKPEDRMNVVVTPGLPMLIAGSTSPCVILSVSAIGVTDTAEKNKEHSAKIFEFLTKELDLNQDRIVIMFNALEPHQVGKKGTVMSFL, from the exons ATGCCTTTCATCGAGCTACAGAGCAACCTGCCCGCCGGCCAGTTCTCGGAGGCCTTTCTGAAGAGGCTGTGCTCCAGCACCGCGGCGGCTCTGGGGAAACCCGAGGAC CGGATGAACGTGGTGGTGACGCCGGGGCTGCCGATGCTGATAGCAGGTTCCACCTCTCCGTGTGTGATCCTGTCAGTGTCTGCTATCGGTGTGACTGACACCGCCGAGAAGAACAAGGAGCACAGCGCCAAGATCTTTGAGTTTCTGACCAAGGAGCTCGATCTGAACCAAGACAG GATTGTGATTATGTTCAACGCGCTGGAGCCTCACCAAGTGGGGAAAAAGGGAACCGTCATGAGCTTCTTGTGA
- the gstt1b gene encoding glutathione S-transferase theta-1b: MALELYLDLFSQPCRSVYIFAKKNNISFDFKKLSLLDGEQYGEDFGKISLIRKAPALRDGDFCLAESIAIMLYLAEKFKTPDFWYPADLQQRARVNEYLSWQHTAIRMHGSKIFWLRLMIPKVMGVEVPEDKMNAALDDLNSSLKLVEEKFLQDRPFIAGDQISLADLVAIVEIMQPVGAGLDVFEGRPKLSAWRDRVQEAIGKELFDEAHQYILGAQESVKTMDSNKMQFFKPKILRLFM, encoded by the exons ATGGCGCTGGAGCTCTACCTGGACCTGTTCTCGCAGCCCTGCCGCTCCGTGTACATTTTCGCAAAGAAGAACAACATCAGCTTCGACTTCAAGAAGCTTTCTCTGCTGGACG GCGAGCAGTATGGGGAGGACTTTGGGAAGATCAGCCTGATCAGGAAGGCCCCAGCTCTCAGAGATGGAGACTTCTGCCTGGCTGAAAG CATTGCTATCATGTTGTACCTGGCTGAGAAGTTTAAGACTCCCGACTTCTGGTACCCAGCTGACCTCCAACAGCGTGCTCGTGTCAATGAGTACCTGTCGTGGCAGCACACGGCCATCCGGATGCACGGCTCCAAGATCTTCTGGCTCCGG CTTATGATTCCCAAGGTCATGGGCGTGGAAGTCCCGGAGGACAAAATGAACGCGGCCTTGGACGATCTGAACTCCTCCCTGAAACTCGTTGAAGAAAAGTTCCTCCAGGACAGGCCCTTTATCGCTGGAGATCAGATTTCACTGGCTGATCTGGTCGCCATTGTGGAGATCATGCAG CCTGTGGGCGCCGGCCTGGACGTGTTTGAGGGGAGACCCAAGCTGAGTGCGTGGCGGGACAGAGTCCAGGAAGCTATTGGAAAGGAGCTCTTCGATGAGGCACACCAGTATATCCTGGGAGCACAGGAGAGTGTGAAAACTATGGATTCCAACAAGATGCAGTTCTTCAAGCCCAAGATCCTCAGGCTCTTCATGTGA